The following are encoded in a window of Haloarcula halophila genomic DNA:
- a CDS encoding DUF655 domain-containing protein — MSDTESDDGATMTGVVIDVLPHGRASDDRPQHQKDPLAFVLGIEEFYIYELVLDADSDVSIGDRVDLTAFGRIDEVEFDDLPSGARSELEYVVEEVVEDNEQRFVDFYNDAQPITLRLHQLNLLPGIGKKLRNSILDQRKRKPFQSFEDLQDRVSGLHNPQEVLIERILEELREDDLKYRTFVRRSEQGEGE, encoded by the coding sequence ATGAGTGATACGGAGAGCGATGACGGTGCGACCATGACTGGTGTCGTCATCGATGTCCTCCCCCACGGGCGGGCGTCAGACGACCGTCCACAGCACCAGAAAGATCCGCTCGCGTTCGTCCTCGGGATCGAGGAGTTCTATATCTACGAACTCGTTCTGGACGCCGATTCGGACGTCTCGATCGGTGACCGAGTCGACCTGACTGCTTTCGGCCGTATCGACGAGGTCGAGTTCGACGACCTCCCGAGCGGGGCTCGCTCCGAACTGGAGTACGTCGTCGAGGAGGTCGTCGAGGACAACGAACAGCGGTTCGTCGACTTCTACAACGACGCCCAACCGATCACCCTCCGGCTCCACCAGTTGAACCTCCTACCGGGGATCGGCAAGAAACTGCGCAACTCGATCCTCGACCAGCGAAAGCGAAAGCCGTTTCAGAGCTTCGAGGACCTCCAAGACCGAGTGAGCGGGCTCCACAACCCCCAGGAAGTGCTCATCGAGCGTATCCTGGAAGAACTGCGCGAGGACGATCTGAAGTACCGGACGTTCGTGCGCCGGTCCGAGCAAGGCGAGGGCGAGTGA
- a CDS encoding RNA polymerase Rpb4 family protein, whose protein sequence is MTIFKEKLDEEYLTNAETKAILEELEMERAADEDREMRYELKRAIEHVNRFALLDPEESREFVDKLQELEKVDEATAYKIANLRPLDRDELRSVFAQERYSLSGDELDEVLGIVKQYA, encoded by the coding sequence ATGACCATCTTCAAAGAGAAGCTCGACGAGGAGTACCTCACCAACGCCGAGACGAAGGCGATCCTCGAAGAGCTGGAGATGGAGCGGGCCGCCGACGAGGACCGCGAGATGCGCTACGAACTCAAACGCGCTATCGAACACGTCAACCGGTTCGCGCTCCTCGATCCCGAGGAGTCCCGCGAGTTCGTCGACAAACTCCAGGAACTGGAGAAAGTCGACGAGGCCACGGCCTACAAGATCGCCAACCTCCGCCCGCTTGACCGAGACGAACTCCGCTCGGTGTTCGCCCAGGAGCGGTACTCGCTGTCCGGGGACGAACTCGACGAGGTTCTCGGTATCGTCAAACAGTACGCCTGA
- a CDS encoding 50S ribosomal protein L21e, with amino-acid sequence MPSSNGPLEGTRDKLKNKPRDRGTSPPQRSVAQFETDEKVHLKIDPSVPDGRFHPRFSGLTGTVVGEQGTAYKVEIVDGGKTKTVITKPAHLRSQE; translated from the coding sequence ATGCCCAGTTCCAACGGACCCCTCGAAGGGACACGTGACAAGCTCAAGAACAAGCCACGCGACCGCGGCACCTCGCCGCCCCAGCGCTCCGTCGCACAGTTCGAGACCGACGAGAAGGTCCACCTGAAGATCGATCCGTCAGTGCCCGACGGCCGGTTCCACCCCCGATTTAGCGGTCTGACCGGCACTGTCGTCGGCGAACAGGGGACTGCGTACAAGGTCGAGATCGTCGACGGCGGAAAGACGAAGACCGTCATCACCAAGCCCGCTCACCTCCGCAGTCAGGAGTAA
- a CDS encoding elongation factor 1-beta, whose translation MGKVAAKIKVMPQSPEVDLDDLQERLEGSLPEGAKIKGFERDDVAFGLVALFPTVIIPDESGGTDAVEEAFADVDDVESVDVDTVGRL comes from the coding sequence ATGGGGAAAGTCGCTGCCAAGATCAAGGTCATGCCACAGAGCCCGGAAGTCGACCTCGACGACCTCCAGGAACGCCTGGAAGGTTCGCTTCCGGAAGGTGCCAAAATCAAAGGCTTCGAGCGTGACGACGTGGCCTTCGGACTCGTCGCACTGTTCCCGACGGTCATCATCCCCGACGAGTCCGGCGGGACCGACGCAGTCGAGGAAGCGTTCGCCGACGTCGACGACGTCGAGTCCGTCGATGTCGACACTGTCGGCCGACTGTAA
- a CDS encoding HVO_2753 family zinc finger protein, which translates to MSESQQKRTQKCVSCGINIAGTNAAAFKCPDCGHQIYRCATCRKQSNLYKCPDCGFTGP; encoded by the coding sequence ATGAGCGAGAGCCAACAGAAGCGGACGCAAAAGTGCGTCTCGTGTGGCATCAACATCGCCGGCACGAACGCCGCTGCGTTCAAGTGCCCAGACTGCGGGCACCAGATCTACCGGTGTGCGACCTGCCGGAAGCAGAGTAACCTGTACAAGTGTCCTGACTGCGGTTTCACGGGGCCATAA
- a CDS encoding DUF2391 family protein, producing the protein MTQESQTDDEDGIGTLFDELEELEALVDSPTEREQVREAMRAAADSQDDDPLVFGRVVWGFDRSDLAEAVLGSLLFGIPMAVEGGTVDAGRHIAQHPLYLLGTLVAAIGIVISILYVADIQDVRVANAYLGLVPRRLVGVTGTAFVVSVALLTSWGMVEWSTAPAALVESLSICTVAFVPMSIGAALGDILPGS; encoded by the coding sequence ATGACTCAGGAGTCCCAGACGGACGACGAGGACGGGATCGGAACCCTGTTCGACGAACTGGAGGAACTGGAAGCGCTCGTCGACAGTCCCACGGAGCGCGAACAGGTCCGAGAGGCCATGCGGGCCGCCGCAGACTCCCAGGACGACGACCCGCTCGTCTTCGGGCGTGTCGTCTGGGGATTCGACCGGAGTGACCTCGCAGAGGCGGTGCTGGGATCGCTGTTGTTCGGCATCCCGATGGCAGTCGAGGGAGGAACGGTCGACGCCGGACGACACATCGCACAGCACCCGCTGTACCTCCTCGGGACGCTGGTCGCCGCTATCGGCATCGTCATCAGCATCCTCTACGTCGCCGACATCCAGGACGTGCGTGTCGCGAACGCGTATCTCGGGCTCGTCCCACGGCGCTTGGTCGGGGTGACGGGGACCGCGTTCGTCGTCTCGGTCGCGTTGCTCACTTCGTGGGGGATGGTCGAGTGGTCGACGGCGCCGGCGGCGCTCGTCGAATCGCTCTCGATCTGTACCGTCGCGTTCGTCCCGATGTCTATCGGCGCCGCGCTGGGCGACATCCTGCCCGGAAGCTGA
- a CDS encoding transcription initiation factor IIB: MERPTRQRDTDQEEREQESEDTGQQTCPECESESISSDGGGELVCEDCGLVIEDENIDRGPEWRAFNHSERQSKSRVGAPTTQTMHDKGLTTQIDWKDKDAYGRSLSSEKRSQMHRLRKWQERIRTKDAGERNLQFALSEIDRMASALGVPRSVREVASVIYRRALDEDLIRGRSIEGVATACLYAACRQEGIPRSLEEVSDVSRVEQKEIGRTYRYVAQELELKMEPVDPKQYVPRFASELELSEEVQSKANEIIDKTAEQGLLSGKSPTGYAAAAIYAASLLCNEKKTQREVADVAQVTEVTIRNRYQEQIEAMGIH, encoded by the coding sequence ATGGAACGGCCGACGCGCCAGCGGGACACGGACCAGGAGGAGCGCGAGCAGGAGTCCGAAGACACGGGCCAGCAGACGTGTCCGGAATGTGAGTCGGAGTCCATCTCTAGCGACGGGGGTGGAGAACTCGTCTGTGAGGACTGTGGCCTCGTCATCGAGGACGAAAACATCGACAGGGGTCCCGAGTGGCGGGCGTTCAACCACTCGGAGCGACAGTCCAAGTCCCGGGTCGGAGCGCCGACGACCCAGACGATGCACGACAAGGGACTGACGACCCAGATCGACTGGAAGGACAAGGACGCGTACGGACGCTCACTCTCCTCGGAGAAGCGCAGCCAGATGCACCGACTGCGAAAGTGGCAGGAGCGTATCCGGACCAAGGACGCCGGCGAGCGAAACCTCCAGTTCGCGCTCTCGGAGATCGACCGTATGGCCTCGGCACTGGGCGTCCCGCGCTCGGTACGGGAAGTCGCCTCGGTCATCTATCGACGGGCACTGGACGAGGACCTGATCCGGGGCCGCTCTATCGAGGGCGTCGCGACGGCCTGTCTCTACGCGGCGTGTCGACAGGAGGGCATCCCCCGGAGCTTAGAGGAGGTCTCGGACGTCTCCCGGGTCGAACAGAAGGAGATCGGACGGACCTATCGGTACGTGGCCCAGGAACTCGAACTCAAGATGGAACCGGTCGATCCCAAACAGTACGTCCCCCGGTTCGCCTCGGAACTGGAACTCTCCGAGGAGGTCCAGTCCAAGGCCAACGAGATCATCGACAAGACCGCCGAGCAGGGACTCCTCTCCGGGAAGTCCCCGACGGGCTATGCCGCCGCAGCGATCTACGCGGCCTCGCTGCTCTGTAACGAGAAGAAGACCCAGCGGGAGGTCGCCGACGTGGCACAGGTGACAGAGGTCACCATCCGGAACCGGTACCAGGAACAGATCGAAGCGATGGGCATCCACTGA
- a CDS encoding bacteriorhodopsin: MDTITTWFMLGLLGELLGTAVLAYGYTLVPKSDRRRYLLLVAIPGIAVVAYALLFLGIGTVQSDGHTVYVVRYVDWLLTTPINVLYLGLLAHASRQDLAKLVALQALTIVFGFAGAVTSSPVSYGLFALGGLAFAGVVYLLYRDVAATATASLSDIEAGLYRTLRNFVVVLWLVYPVVWVLGQAGIALMDVETTALVITYLDVVTKVGFGLIALYGRTTLVSIAESEGAVAAGD; the protein is encoded by the coding sequence ATGGACACGATAACGACCTGGTTCATGCTGGGACTGCTCGGTGAACTGCTCGGGACGGCCGTACTGGCATACGGCTACACGCTCGTCCCGAAGAGCGACAGACGACGGTATCTCCTGCTCGTCGCGATCCCGGGGATCGCCGTCGTGGCCTACGCACTGCTCTTTCTGGGGATCGGGACGGTCCAGAGCGACGGGCATACCGTCTACGTGGTCCGGTACGTCGACTGGCTGTTGACGACCCCGATCAACGTCCTCTATCTCGGCCTGCTGGCACACGCCTCCCGGCAGGACCTCGCCAAACTCGTCGCCCTGCAGGCGTTGACGATCGTCTTCGGCTTCGCCGGAGCAGTGACGTCGTCTCCGGTGAGCTACGGGCTGTTCGCGCTCGGCGGCCTGGCTTTCGCCGGCGTCGTCTATCTGCTCTACCGTGACGTCGCGGCCACGGCGACAGCTTCACTCTCGGACATCGAAGCGGGACTCTACCGGACGCTGCGGAACTTCGTCGTCGTCCTGTGGCTGGTCTATCCAGTCGTCTGGGTGCTCGGTCAGGCGGGGATCGCTCTCATGGACGTCGAGACGACCGCGCTGGTGATCACCTACCTGGACGTGGTGACGAAAGTCGGCTTCGGCCTGATCGCCCTCTACGGCCGGACGACGCTCGTCTCGATCGCCGAGAGCGAGGGCGCTGTCGCTGCCGGCGACTGA
- a CDS encoding methyl-accepting chemotaxis protein, with product MTEERDTLLPSVVGDSYATRLGVALAFAIVVVVAFGAVISVQASATLEDDVATDMTALSGTQAGQLDAWLTTTQRDVRTTSRLPVFADGSATERQDRLEALIETDSVPPDVVAVHYVNTETGVITESSNQEFVGVNAAEQGAPFATDPPEFESPDDTHVTEPFSVSVVDHPIIAVVSPVPGAENRALVYMTDLGAKADEISNQRDGSFTTVVNTDGQFVSHPNHSMIGTTAPVATGGENPLQSLEGGQSDFVETDSMLMGLSRLDSHDWVVMVHANPQQAYALSSQINSDLVGLILIAIVNLGLVGVTIGSNTIVSLRRLSTKAQAMADGDLDVTLETSRTDEFGTLYSAFDNMRTNLDEQISAAERAREEAEEAKQDAEQARSEVEQERNEMEALSSHLELKAQEYSQALEAAANGDLTARVDTESMSDAMAEVGEEINTTLDALEALLSDVRSFTGSVMQSSERVESNAKRVDQASQQVSKSIQEIFEGTTEQNEGLESAAGEMENLSATAQQVASSAQQVADTSQSAAEVGEDGREAAQEAITEMNAIEDQTEATVEEITALDDELDEIGEIVGVITSIVEQTNMLALNASIEAAHADGQGEGFAVVADEIKSLAEETKEAAGDIEGRIERIQSQAGETVETMESTSERITEGVETVEETVDALETIVQYTEEVDTGIQEIDRATEEQARTAQEVMGTIDDLADISQQTATEADTVAGAAEDQAASIAQVSESAGELQARAEELESLLERFEVDAASGTGNGQTTAATDD from the coding sequence ATGACCGAAGAGAGGGACACACTGCTCCCGAGCGTCGTCGGTGACAGTTACGCCACGCGTCTCGGTGTCGCGCTCGCGTTCGCGATCGTCGTCGTCGTTGCGTTCGGTGCCGTCATCAGCGTTCAGGCTTCGGCCACGCTGGAAGACGACGTGGCCACCGACATGACGGCGCTATCGGGGACACAAGCGGGACAGTTAGACGCCTGGCTGACCACGACCCAGCGGGACGTACGGACGACATCACGCCTCCCCGTCTTCGCCGACGGGTCCGCCACAGAACGACAGGACAGGCTCGAAGCACTGATCGAAACCGACTCCGTTCCACCGGATGTCGTCGCGGTCCACTACGTCAACACCGAGACAGGAGTGATCACCGAGAGTTCGAACCAGGAGTTCGTCGGCGTCAACGCCGCCGAGCAGGGCGCGCCGTTCGCGACCGATCCTCCGGAGTTCGAGAGCCCGGACGATACGCACGTGACGGAACCGTTCAGCGTCTCGGTCGTCGACCACCCGATCATCGCCGTCGTCTCGCCGGTCCCTGGCGCGGAGAACCGGGCACTGGTCTACATGACCGATCTCGGTGCCAAGGCCGACGAGATCTCGAACCAGCGCGACGGATCGTTCACGACGGTGGTCAACACCGACGGGCAGTTCGTCTCGCATCCGAACCACTCGATGATCGGGACGACCGCGCCGGTCGCCACGGGGGGCGAGAACCCGCTCCAGTCGCTGGAGGGCGGACAGAGCGACTTCGTCGAGACCGACTCGATGCTCATGGGACTGAGCCGACTGGACTCTCACGACTGGGTCGTGATGGTCCACGCGAACCCACAACAGGCCTACGCGCTCAGCAGCCAGATCAACTCCGACCTCGTCGGCCTGATCCTCATCGCGATCGTGAACCTGGGACTGGTCGGGGTCACGATCGGCAGCAACACCATCGTCTCGCTGCGGCGCCTCTCGACGAAGGCACAGGCGATGGCCGACGGTGACCTGGACGTCACCCTCGAAACGTCCCGGACAGACGAGTTCGGGACGCTGTACTCGGCGTTCGACAACATGCGGACGAACCTCGACGAGCAGATATCGGCCGCCGAGCGCGCACGCGAGGAAGCCGAGGAAGCGAAACAGGACGCCGAGCAGGCCCGTTCGGAGGTCGAACAGGAGCGCAACGAGATGGAGGCCCTCAGCAGTCACCTCGAACTGAAGGCCCAGGAGTACAGTCAGGCCCTGGAGGCGGCCGCCAACGGGGACCTGACCGCCCGTGTCGACACCGAAAGCATGAGCGACGCGATGGCCGAGGTCGGCGAGGAGATAAACACGACCCTCGACGCGCTGGAAGCCCTCCTCTCGGACGTGCGCTCGTTCACGGGCAGCGTGATGCAGTCCAGCGAGCGCGTCGAGTCCAACGCCAAGCGGGTCGACCAGGCGAGCCAGCAGGTCTCGAAGTCCATCCAGGAGATCTTCGAGGGGACGACCGAACAGAACGAGGGGCTGGAGTCCGCCGCCGGCGAGATGGAGAACCTCTCGGCGACGGCACAGCAAGTCGCCTCCTCCGCCCAGCAGGTCGCTGACACCTCTCAATCGGCTGCCGAGGTCGGTGAAGACGGTCGAGAGGCCGCCCAGGAGGCGATCACCGAGATGAACGCCATCGAAGACCAGACCGAGGCGACCGTCGAAGAGATCACCGCGCTCGACGACGAGTTGGATGAGATCGGTGAGATCGTCGGCGTCATCACTTCGATCGTCGAGCAGACGAACATGCTGGCACTGAACGCGTCGATCGAGGCGGCTCACGCCGACGGTCAGGGCGAGGGCTTCGCCGTCGTCGCGGACGAGATCAAGTCCCTCGCCGAGGAGACCAAGGAAGCCGCCGGCGACATCGAGGGCCGGATCGAACGCATCCAGTCACAGGCCGGCGAGACCGTCGAGACGATGGAGTCGACCAGCGAGCGGATCACCGAAGGCGTCGAGACCGTCGAGGAGACCGTCGACGCCCTGGAGACGATCGTCCAGTACACCGAGGAGGTCGACACCGGCATCCAGGAGATCGACCGGGCGACCGAGGAACAGGCCCGTACGGCACAGGAAGTCATGGGGACGATCGACGACCTGGCGGACATCAGCCAACAGACTGCGACCGAGGCCGATACCGTCGCGGGTGCGGCCGAAGACCAGGCCGCATCGATCGCGCAGGTCTCGGAATCCGCCGGTGAACTCCAGGCCCGCGCGGAGGAACTGGAATCGCTGCTCGAACGCTTCGAGGTCGACGCCGCATCCGGCACCGGCAACGGCCAGACGACCGCTGCGACCGACGACTAA
- a CDS encoding serine/threonine protein kinase, which produces MSSDAPGSRDPRQLIADVITGGDTGRGTIPPLLGLLDVGDRQVRLGAATALCLVAEEHPDAVPVLVRRLADRLDEGPATELALSYLAVSYPEAVAEGVGDLTDEKQAYIRRQTAVGRGNAILDRSPLSNRDLGRTTLPDQGDGYGPRRVYTEDDETDHGGGAGGQEQDLDGEPDAAPLVADSDWLPIVEYESPFDRLSILAPRDSRRYGDSYRTLGIRDDDEYALAIQLLDHPAGETEFLADLASRLDEWESVSDIENVLALYGWHREPGPWIATEYTAETLEDRGEFEPADAVWHASQLAGAVTELHERGTVHGGIDPENVAYYGNVLTEDERQPPLLDNVGLLGVYRYHFDPATYLDPRYAAPEYYDRRFGRVDHATDIYQLGAVCFRLFTGRAPFTGSFSTIRDQVLDGDVPAPSEVADVPEPVDDIVGKALAREKLARYETTSQLTQELRALGNPDTGSGD; this is translated from the coding sequence ATGTCATCAGACGCCCCCGGGTCTCGGGACCCCCGACAGCTCATCGCCGACGTGATCACGGGTGGGGATACCGGTCGCGGCACGATTCCGCCGCTGCTCGGTCTGCTCGACGTCGGCGACCGGCAGGTCCGACTCGGTGCGGCGACGGCGCTCTGTCTCGTCGCCGAGGAGCATCCCGACGCAGTGCCGGTCCTCGTCCGACGGCTCGCCGACCGGCTCGACGAGGGGCCGGCGACGGAACTGGCGCTGTCGTATCTGGCTGTCAGCTATCCCGAGGCGGTCGCGGAGGGCGTCGGCGACCTCACCGACGAAAAGCAAGCGTACATCCGCCGCCAAACCGCCGTCGGGCGAGGGAACGCGATACTGGACCGGTCGCCGCTGTCGAACCGCGACCTCGGGCGGACGACGCTGCCGGATCAGGGCGACGGCTACGGGCCACGGAGGGTGTACACCGAAGACGACGAGACGGACCACGGTGGCGGAGCCGGAGGTCAGGAGCAGGATCTGGACGGAGAGCCCGACGCCGCGCCGCTGGTCGCCGACTCCGACTGGCTCCCGATCGTCGAGTACGAGAGCCCCTTCGACCGGCTCTCGATCCTCGCGCCGCGTGACAGCCGCCGCTACGGTGACAGCTACCGCACGCTCGGAATACGCGACGACGACGAATACGCGCTCGCGATCCAGTTGCTCGACCATCCGGCCGGCGAGACGGAGTTCCTCGCCGATCTCGCGTCACGGCTCGACGAGTGGGAGAGCGTCAGCGACATCGAGAACGTCCTGGCGCTGTACGGCTGGCACCGGGAGCCGGGACCGTGGATCGCGACGGAGTACACCGCGGAGACGCTCGAAGACCGCGGGGAGTTTGAGCCTGCCGACGCCGTCTGGCACGCCAGCCAGTTGGCCGGAGCGGTGACGGAACTCCACGAACGGGGGACCGTCCACGGCGGTATCGACCCCGAGAACGTGGCGTACTACGGGAACGTCCTCACCGAGGACGAGCGCCAGCCGCCCCTGCTGGACAACGTCGGGCTGTTGGGGGTCTACCGGTATCACTTCGATCCCGCGACCTACCTCGACCCGCGCTATGCCGCACCCGAATATTACGACCGGCGGTTCGGTCGGGTCGACCACGCGACCGACATCTACCAACTCGGCGCCGTCTGTTTCCGGCTGTTCACCGGGCGCGCCCCCTTCACGGGATCGTTCAGCACCATCCGCGACCAGGTACTCGATGGCGATGTCCCCGCACCCAGCGAGGTCGCTGACGTGCCCGAACCGGTCGACGACATCGTGGGGAAAGCGCTGGCCCGGGAGAAACTGGCGCGGTACGAAACTACCAGCCAACTCACACAAGAGCTACGTGCCCTGGGTAACCCAGACACAGGTAGTGGTGATTAG
- a CDS encoding SDR family oxidoreductase, translating into MSVEFDFGGEVALVTGVGGALGSAVANAFLEAGATVCGADVVEPDSEDFLLSDPGRIEFHQGDFTDEDDVATVVERVVDDHGRLDYLLNVAGTWRGGDPLHETDADTFDFLFGVNLKTMFLASKHAIPHLQETEGAIVSVSARSSLEGGSGDGLYRATKAGVRLLTESIAEENLGTVRANSVMPSVIDTPMNREMMPDADFEEWVDPEQIGAVMLFLCSDAASVTSGAAVPVYGEA; encoded by the coding sequence ATGTCAGTCGAATTTGACTTCGGCGGCGAAGTAGCCCTGGTAACCGGCGTCGGTGGCGCGCTGGGCAGTGCTGTCGCGAACGCGTTTCTGGAGGCCGGTGCGACCGTCTGTGGGGCCGACGTGGTCGAGCCCGACAGCGAGGACTTCCTGCTGTCCGATCCGGGCCGGATCGAGTTCCACCAGGGCGATTTCACCGACGAGGACGACGTCGCCACCGTCGTCGAGCGCGTGGTCGACGACCACGGCCGCCTGGACTATCTCCTGAACGTCGCCGGTACCTGGCGTGGTGGCGACCCACTCCACGAGACCGACGCCGACACGTTCGATTTCCTCTTCGGCGTCAACCTCAAGACCATGTTCCTGGCCTCGAAACACGCCATCCCACACCTACAGGAGACGGAAGGCGCCATCGTCTCCGTGTCGGCCCGCTCCTCGCTGGAGGGCGGGAGCGGCGACGGCCTCTACCGGGCGACGAAAGCCGGCGTGCGACTCCTGACCGAGAGTATCGCCGAGGAGAACCTCGGCACCGTCCGGGCCAACTCCGTGATGCCCAGCGTCATCGACACGCCGATGAACCGCGAGATGATGCCAGACGCCGACTTCGAGGAGTGGGTCGATCCCGAACAGATCGGCGCTGTGATGTTGTTCCTCTGCTCGGACGCGGCGAGCGTGACCAGCGGCGCGGCCGTTCCGGTATACGGCGAGGCCTGA